In one Denitratisoma sp. genomic region, the following are encoded:
- a CDS encoding LPS-assembly protein LptD, whose amino-acid sequence MPALKPTGQISPLQVDKDAAYPTFIAASRIDGRNDNEVVAQGDAELRRTTTALTADQLTYWKVEDEMEAVGNVRYTKEADRMSGPKLRLNLSENTGFFEQPSYSVTRPKKEQKQAYSTALGAAAQPVRKLPSFLPRDKEQKTAVATIAGEVVDAGQNLTTASGKADRLEFQGENRMRMTNATYSTCSAEDPDWYARVAELDLDYDREVGEGRDATVVFKGTPLFYSPWISFSLNNKRKSGFLAPTFGTSSKSGLEFTLPYFWDIAPNMDATIAPRLMSKRGLQINTEFRYLNYDYQGRAQVEWLPNDRLAGKSRYGYTLYHLHPNLGHGFSGLVNVSGVSDGTYLRDLSTRITEASQGNLLRQGVLSYGGGWWSATANMQVYQTLQDPALPPVSKPYERVPQLLLTASRPDFVGGTAFAFNGEYVVFDHPTLDTARRLTFYPQLSLPLLTPAWYVTPKIGLHSTRYDIERRSSVGPDSVVRNLPVFSVDAGIAFERDLNWFGKGLTQTLEPRLYYLLVPQRTQDQIPVFDSGQADFNFATIFSDNIYSGVDRIADANQLTAALTSRLIDPQTGEEYVRGMVGQRYYFAKQHVTLPGESARPGGTSDFLAALSGRLMPRTFADVAWQYDPRDGETERFVVGGRWQPDFAKVLNASYRYTRDHTFSGGTPGIRQVDFSGQWPLGRGWYGVGRFNYSLKERRIIETIGGLEYNGGCWVGRLVLQRYASATGDTNTALFVQLELNDFSKIGSNPLELLSRRIPGYGRINQMPSDPVFGYD is encoded by the coding sequence GTGCCTGCCCTCAAGCCGACCGGCCAGATTTCGCCGCTCCAGGTTGACAAGGACGCCGCCTACCCCACCTTCATCGCCGCCTCGCGCATCGACGGCCGCAACGACAACGAGGTCGTGGCGCAGGGCGATGCGGAACTGCGCCGCACCACCACCGCACTGACAGCCGACCAACTGACTTACTGGAAGGTCGAGGATGAGATGGAGGCGGTGGGCAACGTCCGCTATACGAAGGAAGCCGATCGCATGTCCGGGCCGAAGCTGCGCCTGAATCTGTCCGAGAACACGGGCTTCTTCGAGCAACCCAGTTATTCCGTCACGCGCCCGAAAAAGGAACAGAAGCAGGCCTATTCCACCGCACTCGGTGCGGCGGCCCAGCCGGTGCGGAAGCTTCCCTCGTTCCTGCCGCGGGACAAGGAACAGAAAACCGCGGTCGCCACCATCGCCGGCGAAGTGGTGGATGCTGGGCAGAACCTGACGACGGCCTCGGGCAAGGCGGACCGGCTCGAGTTCCAGGGTGAGAACCGCATGCGGATGACGAACGCCACCTACAGCACTTGTTCGGCGGAAGACCCCGACTGGTATGCGCGGGTGGCGGAACTCGATCTCGACTACGACCGGGAGGTCGGCGAAGGCCGCGATGCCACGGTGGTGTTCAAGGGCACCCCCCTTTTCTACTCCCCCTGGATCAGCTTCTCGCTCAACAACAAGCGCAAGTCCGGTTTCCTCGCGCCGACCTTTGGTACCAGCTCCAAGTCGGGACTTGAGTTTACGCTGCCCTACTTCTGGGACATCGCGCCGAACATGGACGCGACAATCGCGCCCCGGCTGATGTCGAAGCGCGGCCTGCAGATCAATACGGAATTCCGCTACCTGAATTACGACTACCAGGGCCGTGCGCAAGTCGAATGGCTGCCGAATGACCGCTTGGCCGGCAAGAGCCGCTACGGCTACACGCTCTACCACCTTCACCCCAACCTCGGCCACGGCTTCAGCGGGCTGGTGAACGTCAGCGGCGTCTCGGACGGCACCTACCTGCGCGACCTCAGCACGCGCATTACCGAGGCTTCGCAGGGCAACCTGCTGCGACAGGGCGTCCTGAGTTACGGCGGCGGCTGGTGGTCGGCAACGGCCAATATGCAGGTCTATCAAACGCTGCAGGATCCTGCGCTGCCACCCGTATCCAAGCCCTATGAACGGGTGCCGCAATTGCTCCTGACGGCAAGCCGGCCGGATTTTGTCGGCGGCACGGCTTTTGCGTTCAACGGCGAGTACGTGGTCTTCGACCACCCCACCCTGGATACCGCCCGCCGCCTGACCTTCTACCCGCAGCTGTCGCTGCCGCTGCTGACGCCGGCCTGGTATGTTACGCCGAAGATCGGGCTGCATTCGACGCGCTATGACATCGAGCGGCGCTCGAGCGTCGGGCCCGACAGCGTCGTGCGCAACCTGCCGGTTTTCAGTGTCGATGCCGGCATCGCTTTCGAGCGCGACCTGAATTGGTTCGGCAAGGGCCTGACGCAGACGCTGGAGCCAAGGCTGTATTACCTCCTCGTGCCGCAGCGCACGCAGGACCAGATTCCCGTCTTCGATTCAGGTCAGGCCGACTTCAATTTCGCTACGATCTTCTCGGACAACATCTATTCCGGCGTCGACCGCATCGCCGATGCCAATCAGCTGACCGCGGCGCTGACTTCGCGGCTGATCGACCCGCAGACCGGCGAGGAATATGTCCGCGGCATGGTCGGGCAGCGCTATTACTTCGCCAAGCAGCATGTCACGTTGCCGGGAGAATCGGCCCGGCCCGGCGGCACGTCCGATTTCCTCGCGGCGCTGTCGGGCCGCCTGATGCCGCGCACCTTTGCGGATGTTGCCTGGCAATACGATCCGCGCGACGGCGAGACCGAGCGCTTCGTCGTCGGCGGTCGCTGGCAGCCGGACTTTGCCAAGGTGCTGAATGCCAGCTATCGCTATACGCGCGACCATACCTTCAGCGGCGGTACGCCAGGGATACGCCAGGTGGACTTCTCGGGCCAGTGGCCGCTGGGGCGCGGCTGGTATGGCGTCGGCCGGTTCAACTACTCGCTGAAGGAAAGAAGGATCATCGAGACGATCGGCGGGCTGGAATACAACGGCGGCTGCTGGGTGGGCCGCCTCGTGCTGCAGCGTTATGCCTCCGCCACGGGGGACACCAACACGGCCCTGTTTGTCCAGCTGGAGTTGAACGATTTCTCCAAGATCGGCTCCAACCCGCTCGAATTGCTTTCACGGAGAATTCCGGGTTACGGACGGATCAACCAGATGCCGTCTGACCCCGTGTTCGGCTACGACTGA
- a CDS encoding phosphotransferase, with amino-acid sequence MQRLELVHQWLAGLFPGRPHSIAPASADASFRRYFRVTFDDGSSRIVMDAPPEHEDCRPFIHVAGLLRGAGVHAPEILAQDLDRGLLLLTDLGHATYLDALEESNADDLFRDAVDALVKWQLASRPNELPPYDEALLRRELALFPDWYVTRHLGAPLTAAQQDALEGVQALLMQNILAQPKVYVHRDYMPRNLMVCADNPGVLDFQDAVHGPITYDVASLFRDAFISWEEERILDWAVRYWEKAKRAGLPVDADFGAFYRDMEWMGLQRHLKVLGIFARINYRDGKPKYLADTPRFLQYVRHAATRYVRLAPLARLLDELEQRAPQVGYTF; translated from the coding sequence ATGCAGCGCCTCGAACTGGTCCATCAATGGCTGGCCGGACTGTTCCCCGGACGGCCGCACTCGATTGCCCCGGCTTCCGCCGACGCCAGCTTTCGTCGCTACTTTCGCGTCACCTTCGACGACGGCTCGAGCCGCATCGTCATGGACGCCCCGCCCGAGCACGAGGACTGCCGGCCGTTCATCCATGTCGCCGGCCTGCTGCGCGGCGCCGGCGTGCATGCGCCAGAAATCCTCGCCCAGGACCTCGATCGCGGCCTGCTCCTGCTGACCGATCTGGGCCACGCCACCTATCTCGACGCGCTCGAAGAATCGAACGCCGACGACCTCTTCCGTGACGCCGTCGACGCCCTCGTCAAATGGCAGCTTGCCAGCCGGCCGAACGAGCTGCCGCCCTACGACGAAGCCCTGCTGCGGCGCGAACTGGCCCTCTTCCCCGACTGGTACGTCACACGCCATCTCGGCGCGCCGCTCACCGCGGCCCAGCAGGATGCGCTCGAAGGCGTGCAAGCCCTGCTGATGCAGAACATCCTCGCCCAGCCTAAGGTGTATGTGCACCGCGACTACATGCCGCGCAACCTGATGGTGTGCGCCGACAACCCCGGCGTGCTCGACTTCCAGGATGCGGTGCATGGCCCGATCACCTACGACGTCGCCTCGCTCTTTCGCGACGCCTTCATCAGCTGGGAGGAGGAGCGCATCCTCGACTGGGCGGTTCGCTATTGGGAGAAGGCGAAGCGCGCCGGCCTGCCGGTGGACGCCGACTTCGGCGCCTTCTACCGCGACATGGAGTGGATGGGCCTGCAGCGCCACCTCAAGGTACTCGGCATCTTCGCCCGCATCAACTATCGCGACGGCAAGCCGAAGTACCTGGCCGACACGCCGCGCTTCCTGCAATACGTGCGCCATGCCGCCACGCGCTACGTCCGGCTCGCGCCGCTGGCGCGCCTCCTCGACGAGCTCGAGCAGCGCGCGCCGCAGGTGGGATACACATTCTGA
- a CDS encoding nucleotidyltransferase family protein — MKAMILAAGRGERMRPLTDATPKPLLIAGGKPLIVWHIEALVRAGIREIVINHAHLGCMIEAALGDGARFGATIRYSPESEALETAGGIANALPLLGDAPFAVINGDIACDFDYARLPAIARAMPDRHLQAHLVLAPNPPHHPQGDFALRDSRVLAEGEPKLTFSGIGLYDPRLFAGIARGAKAKLAPLLHMAMGDGAVSGELHSGRWMDVGTPERLSELDRLLSAL, encoded by the coding sequence ATGAAGGCCATGATCCTCGCCGCCGGACGCGGCGAGCGCATGCGCCCACTCACCGACGCGACGCCGAAACCGCTGCTCATCGCAGGCGGCAAGCCGCTCATCGTCTGGCACATCGAAGCGCTGGTGCGCGCCGGTATCCGCGAGATCGTCATCAACCACGCCCACCTCGGATGCATGATCGAAGCCGCGCTGGGCGACGGCGCCCGCTTCGGCGCAACCATCCGCTACTCGCCGGAGAGCGAAGCGCTGGAGACAGCCGGCGGCATTGCCAACGCGCTGCCGCTCCTCGGCGACGCGCCCTTCGCCGTCATCAACGGCGACATCGCCTGCGACTTCGACTATGCACGGCTGCCTGCGATTGCCCGCGCCATGCCGGACCGCCACCTGCAGGCCCACCTGGTGCTGGCGCCCAATCCGCCGCATCATCCGCAGGGCGACTTCGCCCTGCGCGACAGCAGGGTATTGGCCGAAGGCGAGCCGAAGCTCACTTTTTCCGGCATCGGCCTCTACGACCCGCGGCTCTTCGCCGGCATCGCCCGCGGCGCCAAGGCGAAGCTCGCCCCGCTGCTGCACATGGCGATGGGCGACGGTGCCGTCAGCGGCGAACTGCACAGCGGCCGCTGGATGGACGTCGGCACGCCCGAGCGCCTGTCCGAACTCGACCGGCTCCTCTCGGCGCTATAA
- the pepP gene encoding Xaa-Pro aminopeptidase, producing the protein MQAFVDRRARLLKAMGRGIAVVPTAPERVRNRDSNYPYRHDSYFYYLSGFAEPEACVVLVAGDEPCSLLFCREKDPEKEIWDGFRHGPEAAREAFRFDAAYPIGSLDEKLAELLAGQPVLHYSMGHDAGWDNRLVAALNRVRANVRSGAHAPAEIRDVRVELDEMRLLKDAQEIADMRRAAAISSAAHRRAMRIAAPGRFEYEIEAELMHEFRRSGAQAPAYSPIVAGGANACILHYVGNSQPLRDGDLLLIDAGCEIDSYAADITRTFPVNGKFSPAQRDVYQLVLAAQRAAIAEIAPGRPWDAPHEAAVRVLVQGMLDLKLLAGSVDGVIESGAYRRFYMHRTGHWLGMDVHDAGEYKVDGEWRPLAPGMTLTVEPGCYIRADDDVPPALRNIGIRIEDNALVTAAGCEILTDDAPKTVDDIEALMAQPD; encoded by the coding sequence ATCCAAGCCTTCGTCGACCGCCGCGCGCGCCTGCTCAAGGCGATGGGTCGCGGCATCGCGGTGGTTCCCACCGCCCCGGAGCGCGTGCGCAACCGCGACTCGAACTACCCCTACCGCCACGACAGCTATTTCTACTATCTCTCCGGCTTTGCGGAACCCGAAGCCTGCGTCGTGCTGGTCGCCGGCGACGAACCGTGCTCCCTGCTCTTCTGCCGCGAGAAGGACCCCGAAAAGGAAATCTGGGATGGCTTCCGCCACGGACCGGAGGCGGCGCGCGAGGCGTTCCGCTTCGACGCCGCCTACCCGATCGGCAGCCTCGACGAGAAACTCGCCGAGCTGCTCGCCGGCCAGCCCGTGCTGCACTACTCGATGGGTCACGATGCCGGCTGGGACAACCGCCTCGTCGCCGCGCTCAACCGCGTGCGCGCCAACGTGCGCAGCGGCGCCCATGCGCCGGCGGAGATCCGCGACGTGCGCGTCGAACTCGACGAGATGCGCCTGCTCAAGGACGCCCAAGAGATCGCCGACATGCGCCGCGCCGCCGCCATCTCCTCGGCCGCGCACCGCCGCGCCATGCGCATCGCCGCGCCCGGCCGCTTCGAATACGAGATCGAGGCGGAACTGATGCACGAGTTCCGCCGCAGCGGCGCCCAGGCGCCGGCCTACTCCCCCATCGTTGCCGGCGGCGCCAACGCCTGCATCCTGCACTACGTCGGCAATAGTCAGCCGCTGCGGGACGGCGACCTGCTGCTCATCGACGCCGGCTGCGAGATCGATTCCTACGCCGCCGACATCACGCGCACCTTTCCGGTGAACGGAAAGTTCTCGCCGGCGCAGCGCGACGTCTACCAGCTCGTGCTCGCCGCCCAGCGCGCGGCGATCGCCGAGATCGCACCGGGCAGGCCCTGGGATGCGCCGCACGAGGCGGCGGTACGCGTGCTGGTGCAGGGCATGCTCGACCTCAAGCTGCTGGCGGGCAGCGTCGACGGCGTCATCGAGTCCGGCGCCTACCGCCGCTTCTACATGCATCGCACCGGCCACTGGCTCGGCATGGACGTGCACGACGCCGGCGAATACAAGGTCGACGGCGAATGGCGACCGCTCGCCCCCGGCATGACGCTCACTGTCGAGCCAGGCTGCTACATCCGTGCCGACGACGACGTGCCGCCGGCCCTGCGGAACATCGGCATCCGCATCGAGGACAATGCGCTCGTCACGGCCGCAGGCTGCGAAATCCTCACCGACGACGCACCGAAAACCGTCGACGACATCGAAGCGCTGATGGCGCAACCAGACTGA
- a CDS encoding FAD-dependent monooxygenase, translated as MLPVAIVGGGPVGLALALALRHAGIGCEVLDARPAGAPRDDRRVLALSHGSRQILERLGAWAAIGATPISTIHVSQQGRFGRTLIEAGEAGVPALGYVAEAGRVATELAHSCAAAGVAIRHQTQVRDSDAAADRVRLLCAAPQGTTDIAAQLIAWAEGAVGAERDVVRRDYGQQAIVASVQAHGSPAGVAYERFTSSGPVALLPLGDRHALVWTVPYAAAAALLMIEERAFLSCLREAFSGRLEFNAAGKRSAFPLGLRFRETPVGARAVWLGNAAQTLHPVAGQGFNLALRDVMQLARLLQESPSDCGNPELLSRHAAARQLDRRGAIGFTDGLVRLFGLRGAISGHARGAGLLALDLLPTARRFLARRMMYGARGW; from the coding sequence ATGCTTCCCGTCGCCATCGTGGGTGGCGGCCCGGTCGGCCTTGCGCTGGCGCTGGCGCTGCGCCATGCCGGCATCGGTTGCGAAGTGCTCGATGCGCGGCCCGCCGGCGCCCCGCGCGACGACCGCCGCGTGCTCGCCCTCTCGCACGGCTCGCGGCAGATCCTCGAGCGCCTAGGCGCCTGGGCAGCGATCGGCGCAACGCCCATTTCGACCATCCACGTGTCCCAGCAGGGCCGCTTCGGCCGGACGCTGATCGAGGCCGGCGAAGCCGGCGTGCCGGCGCTCGGCTACGTCGCCGAGGCAGGCCGGGTCGCCACGGAGCTCGCCCATTCCTGCGCAGCGGCCGGCGTGGCCATCCGCCACCAGACGCAGGTGAGGGACAGCGACGCGGCTGCGGACCGCGTGCGGCTGCTATGCGCCGCGCCGCAAGGCACGACGGACATCGCCGCGCAGCTGATCGCCTGGGCCGAGGGCGCCGTCGGCGCTGAGCGCGACGTCGTTCGCCGCGACTACGGCCAGCAGGCGATCGTCGCCAGCGTGCAGGCACACGGATCGCCGGCCGGCGTCGCCTACGAACGCTTCACGTCATCCGGCCCCGTCGCCCTGTTGCCGCTGGGCGATCGCCACGCCCTCGTATGGACCGTGCCGTATGCCGCCGCAGCGGCATTGCTGATGATTGAGGAGCGGGCGTTCCTGTCGTGCCTGCGCGAGGCATTCTCAGGGCGGCTCGAGTTCAATGCCGCCGGCAAGCGTTCCGCCTTCCCGCTCGGCCTGCGCTTTCGCGAAACGCCAGTGGGCGCGCGCGCCGTCTGGCTGGGCAATGCCGCGCAGACCCTGCATCCGGTCGCCGGCCAGGGCTTCAATCTCGCCCTGCGCGACGTCATGCAGCTGGCCCGACTGTTGCAGGAAAGTCCAAGCGATTGCGGCAATCCCGAATTGCTGTCACGCCATGCCGCAGCGCGGCAACTCGACCGGCGCGGCGCCATCGGCTTCACCGACGGCCTGGTCCGCCTGTTCGGCCTGCGCGGCGCGATCTCCGGCCATGCACGCGGCGCCGGCCTGCTGGCGCTCGACCTGCTGCCGACGGCGCGCCGCTTCCTGGCGCGGCGCATGATGTACGGCGCCCGCGGCTGGTAG
- the dusB gene encoding tRNA dihydrouridine synthase DusB, with the protein MLFAGYTLRNNLFVAPMAGVTDRPFRQLCKRMGAGLAVSEMVTSNSLLYGSAKTKRRANHEGEVQPVSVQIAGADPVMMAQAARYNVDQGAQIIDINMGCPAKKVCNVMAGSALLQNEPLVGRILDAVVRAVDVPVTLKIRTGWDKAHRNALSILKIAESAGVRALAVHGRTRACGYTGDAEYETIAAVKAEARIPIVANGDITSPEKARRVLDATGADAVMIGRAAQGRPWIFREIEHYLATGEKLPAPRVDEIHQVLRGHLAELYAFYGAETGVRVARKHISWYTKGLAGSAQFRHAMNQLPTIDAQLAAVDEFFLGLAAQNDRLYYIEELAA; encoded by the coding sequence ATGCTATTCGCCGGCTACACGCTACGCAACAACCTGTTCGTCGCGCCCATGGCCGGGGTCACCGACCGCCCCTTCCGTCAGTTGTGCAAGCGCATGGGCGCCGGGCTCGCCGTCTCGGAGATGGTCACCTCCAACTCGCTGCTGTACGGCAGCGCCAAGACGAAACGCCGCGCCAACCACGAAGGCGAGGTCCAGCCGGTCTCCGTGCAGATCGCCGGCGCCGACCCTGTCATGATGGCGCAGGCCGCCCGTTACAACGTCGACCAGGGCGCGCAGATCATCGACATCAACATGGGCTGCCCGGCGAAGAAGGTCTGCAACGTCATGGCCGGCTCGGCGCTGCTGCAGAACGAGCCGCTGGTCGGCCGCATCCTCGATGCCGTCGTCCGCGCCGTCGACGTCCCCGTCACGCTGAAGATCCGCACCGGCTGGGACAAGGCCCATCGCAACGCGCTGTCGATCCTGAAGATCGCCGAGAGCGCCGGCGTCCGCGCGCTGGCCGTCCACGGCCGCACGCGCGCCTGCGGCTACACCGGCGACGCGGAGTACGAGACCATCGCTGCGGTGAAGGCCGAGGCGCGCATCCCCATCGTCGCCAACGGCGACATCACTTCGCCGGAGAAGGCGAGGCGGGTGCTCGACGCCACCGGCGCCGACGCCGTCATGATCGGCCGGGCCGCCCAGGGCCGGCCGTGGATCTTCCGCGAGATCGAGCACTACCTCGCCACCGGCGAGAAACTGCCGGCGCCGCGCGTCGACGAGATACACCAAGTGCTGCGCGGCCACCTCGCCGAGCTCTACGCCTTCTACGGCGCCGAGACCGGCGTGCGCGTTGCCCGCAAGCACATCTCCTGGTACACCAAGGGGCTGGCGGGATCGGCCCAATTCCGCCATGCCATGAACCAGCTGCCGACGATCGACGCCCAGCTCGCCGCGGTCGACGAATTCTTCCTCGGCCTCGCCGCGCAGAACGATCGTCTCTACTACATCGAGGAGCTCGCAGCATGA
- a CDS encoding Fis family transcriptional regulator: MSRASTPSRSEIAECVRRSLDRYFKDLDGEKPCAIYDMVLRNIERPMLEVVMREADGNQTIAAEMLGINRNTLRRKLVEHKLL; this comes from the coding sequence ATGAGCCGCGCCAGCACCCCCAGCCGCAGCGAAATCGCCGAATGCGTCCGGCGTTCGCTCGACCGCTACTTCAAGGATCTCGACGGCGAAAAGCCCTGCGCCATCTACGACATGGTCCTGCGCAACATAGAGCGGCCGATGCTGGAGGTCGTCATGCGCGAGGCCGACGGCAACCAGACCATCGCCGCCGAGATGCTCGGCATCAACCGCAATACCCTGCGGCGCAAGCTCGTCGAGCACAAGCTTCTGTAG
- the purH gene encoding bifunctional phosphoribosylaminoimidazolecarboxamide formyltransferase/IMP cyclohydrolase, whose product MKITQALISVSDKRGVVDFARALADLGVKILSTGGSAKMLREAGVAVTEVSDYTGFPEMLDGRVKTLHPKVHGGILGIRGNAEHAATMQKHDIPPIDLVVVNLYPFAQTVAKKDCTLEDAIENIDIGGPTMVRAAAKNHGNAASGVGIVTDPEDYAAIVGELKANGGALSYATRFALAKKAFTHTARYDAAIANWLTSLDADNKPAAFPERLQLAFDKVDTMRYGENPHQQAAFYREPVAVPGSIANYEQLQGKELSYNNIADADAAWECVKAFDSVNNTAACVIVKHANPCGVAIAPTALEAYRKAFKTDPTSAFGGIIAFNCAIDKATADAVSGQFAEVIIAPEITADARAIFAAKQNLRVLVVPLGRAENVYDYKRVGGGLLVQTADMARIGESDIKVVTRRAPTAQEMTDLLFAWRVAKYVKSNAIVYCKDGMTMGVGAGQMSRVDSARIAAIKAENNGLTVAGSVVASDAFFPFRDGLDVLAKAGATAVIQPGGSVRDAEVIAAADEQDVAMVFTGFRHFRH is encoded by the coding sequence ATGAAAATCACCCAAGCCCTCATCAGCGTCTCCGACAAGCGCGGCGTCGTGGATTTCGCCCGTGCCCTCGCCGACCTCGGCGTCAAGATCCTGTCCACCGGCGGCAGCGCGAAGATGCTGCGCGAGGCGGGCGTCGCCGTCACCGAAGTCTCCGACTACACCGGCTTCCCGGAAATGCTCGACGGCCGCGTCAAGACCCTGCATCCGAAAGTTCATGGCGGCATCCTCGGCATCCGCGGCAACGCCGAGCACGCGGCGACCATGCAGAAGCACGATATCCCGCCGATCGACCTGGTGGTGGTGAACCTCTATCCCTTCGCGCAGACGGTGGCGAAGAAGGATTGCACGCTGGAGGATGCCATCGAGAACATCGACATCGGCGGCCCGACCATGGTGCGCGCGGCGGCCAAGAACCACGGCAACGCGGCCAGCGGCGTCGGCATCGTCACCGACCCCGAAGATTATGCCGCCATCGTCGGGGAGCTGAAGGCCAACGGCGGCGCCCTTTCCTACGCCACCCGCTTCGCCCTCGCCAAGAAAGCCTTCACCCACACCGCACGCTATGACGCGGCGATCGCCAACTGGCTGACCAGCCTGGATGCCGACAACAAGCCGGCCGCCTTCCCCGAGCGCCTGCAGCTCGCCTTCGACAAGGTCGACACCATGCGCTACGGCGAGAATCCGCACCAGCAGGCGGCGTTCTACCGCGAACCGGTGGCGGTGCCGGGCAGCATCGCCAACTACGAGCAGCTGCAGGGCAAGGAACTCTCCTACAACAACATCGCCGACGCGGATGCGGCGTGGGAATGCGTCAAGGCCTTTGACTCAGTTAACAACACGGCGGCCTGCGTCATCGTCAAGCACGCCAACCCCTGCGGCGTCGCCATCGCGCCGACGGCGCTGGAGGCCTACCGGAAGGCCTTCAAGACCGACCCGACCTCGGCCTTCGGCGGCATCATCGCCTTCAACTGCGCCATCGACAAGGCGACGGCGGACGCGGTCTCCGGCCAGTTCGCCGAAGTGATCATCGCCCCCGAGATCACGGCTGATGCCCGTGCCATCTTCGCCGCCAAGCAGAACCTGCGCGTGCTGGTCGTACCACTCGGGCGTGCCGAGAACGTCTATGACTACAAGCGCGTCGGCGGCGGCCTGCTGGTGCAGACGGCCGACATGGCGCGCATCGGCGAGTCCGACATCAAGGTGGTGACCAGGCGCGCGCCGACGGCGCAGGAGATGACCGACCTCCTCTTCGCCTGGCGCGTCGCCAAGTACGTCAAGTCGAACGCCATCGTGTACTGCAAGGACGGCATGACCATGGGCGTCGGCGCCGGCCAGATGAGCCGTGTCGACTCGGCCCGCATCGCCGCCATCAAGGCCGAAAACAACGGCCTGACGGTGGCCGGCTCGGTGGTCGCCTCGGATGCCTTCTTCCCCTTCCGCGACGGTCTCGACGTGCTCGCCAAGGCCGGCGCCACGGCGGTGATCCAGCCCGGCGGCTCGGTGCGCGACGCGGAGGTGATCGCCGCGGCGGACGAACAGGACGTCGCCATGGTGTTCACCGGCTTCCGCCACTTCCGCCACTAG
- the purD gene encoding phosphoribosylamine--glycine ligase, giving the protein MKLLVIGSGGREHALAWRLAKSPRIQKVYVAPGNAGTARENGLENVPIASVDELVAFAEREQIYLTVVGPEAPLAAGVVNAFRAKNLPILGPTREAAQLESSKDFAKRFMQRHRIPTAAFATFGNAEEAHAYVDAQGAPIVIKADGLAAGKGVVVAMDSAEAHAAIDQMLIDNKMGDAGARVVIEEFLQGEEASFIVMCDGTHALPLATSQDHKRLRDGDDGPNTGGMGAYSPAPVVTPAVHARVMREIIMPTINGMAQDGIPYTGFLYAGLMIAPDGAVKTLEFNCRMGDPETQPIMLRLKSDLVDLVEAAIHGKLKNIEAEWDRRVALGIVMAAAGYPESPRKGDVIHGLPPEGNDYHVFHAGTALAGKDVVTAGGRVLCVTALGDNVKAAQMRAYEIAEQIEFAGMQMRRDIGHRAIRR; this is encoded by the coding sequence ATGAAACTCCTCGTCATCGGCTCCGGCGGCCGCGAGCATGCGCTGGCCTGGCGGCTGGCGAAGTCGCCGCGCATCCAGAAGGTCTATGTCGCCCCCGGCAACGCCGGCACGGCACGCGAAAACGGGCTGGAGAACGTGCCCATCGCGTCCGTCGACGAGTTGGTCGCCTTCGCCGAACGCGAGCAGATCTACCTCACCGTGGTCGGACCCGAGGCGCCGCTCGCCGCCGGCGTGGTGAACGCCTTCCGGGCGAAGAACCTGCCGATCCTCGGGCCGACGCGCGAGGCGGCGCAGCTGGAGTCGTCCAAGGACTTCGCCAAGCGCTTCATGCAGCGCCACAGGATCCCCACCGCCGCCTTCGCCACTTTCGGCAACGCCGAGGAAGCGCACGCCTACGTCGATGCGCAGGGTGCCCCCATCGTCATCAAAGCCGACGGCCTCGCCGCCGGCAAGGGCGTGGTGGTGGCGATGGATTCGGCAGAGGCGCACGCCGCCATCGACCAGATGCTCATCGACAACAAGATGGGCGACGCCGGCGCGCGCGTGGTGATCGAGGAATTCCTGCAGGGCGAGGAGGCCAGCTTCATCGTCATGTGCGACGGCACGCACGCCCTGCCGCTCGCCACCAGCCAGGACCACAAGCGCCTGCGCGACGGCGACGACGGCCCCAACACCGGCGGCATGGGCGCCTATTCGCCGGCGCCGGTGGTCACCCCGGCGGTGCACGCCCGCGTCATGCGCGAGATCATCATGCCGACCATCAACGGCATGGCGCAGGACGGCATCCCCTACACCGGCTTCCTCTACGCCGGGCTGATGATCGCGCCCGACGGCGCGGTGAAGACGCTGGAGTTCAACTGCCGCATGGGCGACCCGGAAACGCAGCCGATCATGCTGCGCCTGAAGAGCGACCTGGTCGACCTGGTCGAAGCGGCGATCCACGGCAAGTTGAAGAACATCGAGGCGGAATGGGACCGCCGCGTCGCCCTCGGCATCGTCATGGCGGCGGCCGGCTACCCGGAGTCGCCGCGCAAGGGCGACGTCATCCATGGCCTGCCGCCGGAGGGAAACGACTACCACGTCTTCCATGCCGGCACGGCGCTCGCCGGCAAGGACGTCGTCACCGCCGGCGGGCGCGTGCTCTGCGTCACCGCGCTGGGCGACAACGTCAAGGCGGCGCAGATGCGCGCCTACGAGATCGCCGAGCAGATCGAGTTCGCCGGCATGCAGATGCGGCGCGACATCGGTCATCGCGCCATCCGGCGCTAG